A DNA window from Litorivicinus lipolyticus contains the following coding sequences:
- a CDS encoding MoaD/ThiS family protein — translation MPTVNLVFLAAFRDVAGTDRTTVEAATPRAALAQLGILDALVAQTPIVAVNQRICDLDIALSSGDEVALMPPMTGG, via the coding sequence ATGCCGACCGTTAACCTGGTGTTTCTGGCTGCGTTTCGTGACGTCGCCGGTACCGACCGCACCACCGTCGAGGCGGCGACGCCGCGCGCGGCTCTGGCCCAGCTCGGAATTTTGGATGCGCTGGTGGCCCAGACACCCATTGTCGCCGTCAATCAGCGCATTTGTGACTTGGATATAGCGCTGTCCAGTGGCGATGAAGTGGCCTTGATGCCACCGATGACCGGGGGCTAG
- a CDS encoding cold-shock protein — protein MSEKQNGTVKWFNESKGYGFIQRDGGADLFVHFSNISGSGFRTLQEGQPVTFTEGTGQKGPQAENVEPA, from the coding sequence ATGTCCGAGAAGCAAAACGGAACCGTTAAGTGGTTCAACGAAAGTAAAGGCTACGGCTTCATCCAACGTGATGGCGGCGCTGACCTGTTTGTTCACTTCAGCAACATTTCTGGTAGCGGATTCCGCACCCTTCAAGAAGGTCAGCCTGTGACTTTCACTGAAGGTACTGGCCAGAAAGGTCCTCAAGCCGAGAACGTTGAACCTGCCTAA
- a CDS encoding molybdopterin molybdotransferase MoeA, whose translation MLDVAEARARLLAAITPADLVGRRLALAEAAGQIAALDVDARVANPPFRRAVMDGYACRAADLPGPLPVAFEVPAGSAQTHLDAGQCARIFTGAPVPDGADVVVPQENLRAHEGGVLLDPSTQAWIRPVGDDIQIGQRLVSAGQALGPVELGLLAAGGHADVAVQSALKVALITTGDEVRPPGSALESGQIHSSNAVSLMALLAGWGVQAEHHHIADDYQAMVSALSELSARCDLVVTVGGVSAGDYDWVRPAIQALGQIESYRVRMKPGKPFAFGQIGTTPVCCVPGNPASALVTSLLFVWPAIQALRGQQHGDVRLPVRAKFTTTAAQRRRFLRVRWDGDGLRVHANQDSGSITPMAWATGLAEIAPDTAVADGDSLVYWPFSQWF comes from the coding sequence ATGCTCGACGTAGCTGAGGCCCGTGCGCGCTTACTGGCGGCCATAACCCCGGCTGATTTGGTTGGTCGGCGCTTGGCCTTGGCCGAGGCCGCCGGCCAAATTGCCGCGTTGGATGTCGATGCGCGGGTCGCTAACCCGCCGTTTCGGCGCGCCGTGATGGACGGCTATGCCTGTCGTGCGGCCGATTTGCCTGGCCCCTTGCCGGTTGCCTTTGAAGTGCCGGCGGGTTCGGCGCAGACCCACCTGGACGCCGGTCAGTGCGCGCGTATTTTTACCGGTGCTCCGGTACCCGACGGCGCAGACGTGGTGGTTCCCCAGGAAAACCTGCGCGCTCACGAGGGCGGTGTGCTGTTGGATCCCAGCACCCAGGCCTGGATCCGTCCGGTTGGCGACGACATTCAAATCGGTCAACGCCTGGTCAGCGCCGGCCAGGCCCTAGGCCCGGTCGAGCTAGGTTTGTTGGCGGCTGGGGGGCACGCGGACGTGGCCGTTCAGTCCGCCCTCAAGGTCGCACTGATCACTACCGGTGACGAGGTCCGCCCGCCCGGAAGCGCGCTGGAAAGCGGCCAGATTCACAGCTCCAACGCGGTCTCGCTGATGGCGTTATTGGCCGGGTGGGGCGTTCAGGCCGAACACCACCACATCGCCGACGATTACCAGGCAATGGTGTCGGCCTTGTCCGAGCTCTCGGCACGGTGCGATTTGGTGGTGACCGTGGGCGGCGTCAGTGCCGGTGACTACGACTGGGTTCGTCCAGCCATCCAAGCGCTTGGCCAGATCGAGTCGTATCGGGTTCGCATGAAGCCCGGAAAGCCATTTGCCTTTGGCCAGATTGGCACCACGCCGGTGTGCTGCGTGCCGGGTAATCCGGCCAGTGCATTGGTCACCAGTTTGCTGTTTGTGTGGCCGGCGATCCAGGCCCTGCGCGGCCAACAACATGGCGATGTGCGCTTGCCGGTGCGCGCCAAGTTTACGACAACGGCGGCCCAGCGCAGGCGTTTCCTGAGGGTGCGCTGGGACGGCGATGGCCTGCGTGTCCATGCCAATCAAGACAGCGGGTCGATCACGCCGATGGCATGGGCCACGGGGCTGGCGGAAATTGCTCCGGACACCGCCGTGGCCGACGGTGATAGCCTCGTTTATTGGCCGTTTAGTCAGTGGTTCTAA
- a CDS encoding DEAD/DEAH box helicase has protein sequence MTTEITFADLALPTAILENLTRIGYEKPSAIQAASIPLLLAGEDLLGTAQTGTGKTAAFALPALALIDPNSSDTQVLVLTPTRELAIQVAEAFQTYSQGMRGFHVLPIYGGQPMSGQLRGLRRGVQVVVGTPGRVMDHLRRGTLKLDNLREVILDEADEMLRMGFIDDVTWILEHAPKERQVALFSATMPRPIRRLAEQYLTNPKEISIQAQSSVVDKIDQAYWLVSGVNKLDALTRILEVETFDGLVMFVRTKNQTIEMAQKLEARGYSAKAINGDMTQKLREQTIGELKSGTIDILVATDVAARGIDVPRITHVINYDIPIDPEAYVHRIGRTGRAGRSGKAILFVAPRERRLLRSIENLTKTRIQAMDIPTRDQVSEKRINDFKSQIGEALEHPKLSFFQQMVTDYLEESGVELLDLAAALACLGQKDKLLLTDERPERAERQERAPRDRGDRPAPFSERTEWHEKQRERRVHDDSGMGFYRISVGYQHSVRPGDIVGALVNEADIDKASIGRIQLFDDFSVVQMPVGMPDNLLSHLKRLKIRGQSIVINPIDVSEVPEQKRPPRSDKPRGDRPYGDKPRGDRPHGDKGGYRGDKERSKSGFKHRKSNDSGFDPARAPKKRPSRD, from the coding sequence ATGACTACCGAAATTACCTTCGCCGACTTGGCGTTGCCGACCGCTATTCTTGAAAATTTAACGCGCATTGGCTACGAAAAGCCCTCGGCCATTCAGGCCGCCAGTATCCCGCTTTTGCTGGCCGGCGAAGACCTGTTGGGCACCGCCCAAACCGGAACCGGCAAAACCGCCGCGTTCGCTTTGCCTGCATTGGCGTTGATTGATCCCAATTCCAGCGACACCCAAGTGTTGGTATTGACGCCGACGCGTGAGTTGGCAATTCAGGTCGCCGAAGCCTTCCAAACTTACAGCCAAGGCATGCGTGGTTTTCACGTGTTGCCGATCTACGGTGGCCAGCCCATGAGCGGCCAGCTGCGTGGATTGCGCCGTGGCGTTCAAGTCGTGGTCGGTACGCCGGGCCGAGTCATGGATCACCTGCGCCGCGGCACCTTAAAGTTGGACAACCTGCGCGAAGTGATCTTGGACGAAGCGGACGAAATGCTGCGCATGGGCTTTATTGATGACGTCACCTGGATTTTGGAGCACGCACCGAAAGAGCGTCAGGTTGCGTTGTTCTCGGCCACCATGCCGCGTCCGATCCGTCGCTTGGCAGAGCAGTACCTGACCAACCCCAAAGAAATCTCCATTCAGGCGCAGTCCAGCGTGGTCGACAAAATCGACCAGGCCTACTGGCTGGTGTCGGGCGTTAACAAATTGGACGCCCTGACCCGCATCCTGGAAGTGGAAACCTTTGACGGCCTGGTGATGTTTGTTCGCACCAAAAACCAGACCATCGAAATGGCCCAGAAGCTTGAAGCCCGTGGTTACAGCGCCAAAGCGATTAACGGCGATATGACCCAGAAGCTGCGTGAGCAGACCATTGGTGAGTTGAAAAGCGGCACTATCGATATTTTGGTGGCCACTGACGTCGCAGCGCGTGGTATTGACGTACCGCGTATCACCCACGTGATCAACTACGACATTCCGATCGATCCCGAAGCCTACGTCCACCGTATTGGGCGTACCGGTCGAGCCGGCCGTTCGGGCAAGGCGATCTTGTTCGTCGCGCCGCGCGAGCGTCGTTTGTTGCGTTCGATCGAGAACTTGACCAAGACCCGCATTCAGGCGATGGACATTCCGACCCGCGATCAGGTCAGCGAAAAGCGTATTAACGACTTCAAGAGCCAGATCGGTGAAGCGCTGGAACACCCCAAGCTGAGCTTTTTCCAGCAAATGGTCACGGACTACCTGGAAGAATCGGGCGTTGAATTACTCGACCTGGCAGCCGCGTTGGCGTGCCTGGGTCAAAAAGACAAATTGTTGCTGACGGACGAGCGCCCAGAACGCGCTGAACGTCAAGAGCGTGCGCCGCGTGATCGCGGTGACCGTCCGGCACCGTTTTCAGAGCGCACCGAATGGCACGAAAAACAGCGTGAGCGTCGCGTACATGACGACTCGGGCATGGGTTTCTACCGGATTTCGGTCGGCTACCAGCACAGCGTGCGTCCGGGTGACATCGTCGGCGCCCTGGTCAACGAAGCGGACATTGATAAGGCCTCCATTGGTCGTATCCAGCTGTTTGACGATTTCTCGGTCGTACAGATGCCGGTCGGTATGCCTGACAACCTGTTGAGCCATCTGAAGCGTTTGAAAATTCGCGGTCAGAGCATCGTCATCAATCCGATCGACGTCAGCGAAGTGCCCGAGCAAAAGCGTCCGCCGCGCAGCGACAAGCCCCGCGGCGACCGTCCTTACGGTGACAAGCCCCGTGGCGATCGTCCGCACGGCGACAAAGGCGGCTACCGCGGCGACAAAGAACGCAGCAAGTCCGGCTTTAAGCACCGCAAGTCTAACGACTCGGGCTTTGACCCGGCCCGCGCACCGAAGAAGCGTCCGTCGCGCGACTAA
- the rimI gene encoding ribosomal protein S18-alanine N-acetyltransferase, giving the protein MGAGSAVVGFGLNLRPMTDADLPMVAEVEAAAYSHPWSMNVIRGCIKMRYDAWVAELEGVIRGHLFIQCVLDEAHLLNVCVHPTLQGQGFGRQLVAHAEARCEQLGASRIILEVRPSNKPARRLYRDAGFERIGVRPGYYPGHGSREDAWVLSKYL; this is encoded by the coding sequence GTGGGCGCTGGTTCAGCGGTTGTCGGGTTCGGTTTGAACCTGCGGCCGATGACCGACGCGGATTTGCCGATGGTGGCCGAGGTTGAGGCCGCGGCGTACAGCCACCCCTGGTCGATGAACGTGATTCGCGGCTGCATCAAAATGCGTTACGACGCCTGGGTCGCCGAATTGGAAGGGGTGATTCGCGGGCACCTGTTTATCCAATGCGTGCTGGACGAAGCGCATTTGCTAAACGTATGCGTCCATCCGACTCTGCAAGGTCAGGGCTTTGGGCGCCAATTAGTCGCCCACGCCGAGGCCCGTTGCGAGCAGCTGGGGGCGTCACGGATTATTTTGGAAGTGCGGCCTTCAAACAAGCCGGCGCGGCGGTTGTATCGCGATGCCGGCTTCGAGCGTATCGGCGTTCGCCCGGGTTATTACCCCGGACACGGCAGCCGTGAAGATGCCTGGGTGCTGTCTAAGTACCTTTAG
- a CDS encoding beta-ketoacyl synthase codes for MAQLPIIVSVGGINAAGRSAFHSDLMRMVYPSLPAAQQSGVIDELRALTGRPDASVDAMLNDSLIREIHPDWYNPSALHARRRSDDMWADTDRNSPVRSAGMLPTGFRPADLYKSRAHPRALQMTVFAASDMMAASGLDWHSLRQRIAPDQVAVYAGNSIGQLDNQGFGGMLQAALFGKRVSSKQLPLGYPQMPADFVNAYVLGTLGSTGAVQGACASFLYNLANACHAIQTGQARIAVVGGADAPIVPEVVEGFRAMSALADEAGLRAIDNLSAEQRVNWRQASRPFGNNCGFTIAEGAQFMLLMDDELAAETGARVMGSVPGLFVNADGPKRSISAPGAGNYLTMAKAAGLARTLFGDTDMRRMFVHAHGTSTPQNRVTESHVLSQVAQAMGAHWPVTAIKAFIGHSQGTAGGDQMANALGTFASGWLPGIQTTAALADDVHTAGLDFVMHDRQLDLPPGCFLNAKGFGGNNATALVAGPDVTRAMMAKRHDMTAWEHRNESVLTASDDYRVRSARADFNVQYHFGEDVIDGNDIQISSGALKVPGWDRGVDLNIPHPFPDLKL; via the coding sequence GTGGCCCAGTTACCCATCATTGTTTCCGTTGGCGGAATCAACGCAGCAGGACGCAGCGCCTTCCACAGCGACTTGATGCGCATGGTCTACCCCAGCCTGCCCGCGGCACAACAGTCCGGCGTCATTGACGAATTGCGCGCACTGACCGGACGCCCCGATGCCAGCGTCGACGCAATGCTGAACGACAGTCTGATTCGAGAAATCCATCCGGACTGGTACAACCCCAGCGCGCTGCATGCACGCCGGCGCAGCGACGACATGTGGGCCGATACGGATCGCAACAGCCCGGTTCGCAGCGCCGGTATGCTGCCAACGGGCTTTCGCCCGGCCGACCTTTACAAATCGCGCGCCCATCCGCGTGCGCTGCAAATGACGGTGTTCGCCGCCAGCGACATGATGGCCGCCAGCGGCCTGGACTGGCACAGCTTGCGCCAGCGCATCGCCCCGGACCAGGTCGCGGTTTACGCCGGCAACAGCATCGGCCAACTCGACAACCAAGGCTTTGGTGGCATGCTGCAAGCGGCATTGTTCGGTAAACGAGTGTCATCCAAGCAACTGCCGCTGGGGTATCCGCAAATGCCCGCGGACTTCGTCAACGCCTATGTGCTCGGAACCTTAGGTTCGACCGGTGCCGTTCAAGGGGCCTGTGCCAGCTTCCTTTACAACCTAGCCAATGCCTGCCACGCCATCCAAACCGGCCAGGCCCGTATCGCCGTGGTCGGCGGGGCCGATGCCCCGATCGTGCCGGAAGTGGTCGAAGGCTTCCGCGCCATGAGCGCGCTGGCGGACGAAGCCGGGTTGCGAGCGATCGATAACCTAAGCGCGGAACAAAGGGTTAACTGGCGCCAAGCCAGCCGCCCCTTTGGCAACAACTGCGGTTTCACGATCGCCGAGGGCGCTCAGTTCATGCTGTTAATGGACGACGAATTAGCGGCCGAAACTGGCGCCCGCGTGATGGGCAGCGTGCCCGGCCTGTTCGTCAACGCCGACGGCCCCAAACGCAGCATTTCAGCCCCCGGCGCCGGCAACTATTTGACCATGGCCAAGGCTGCCGGTTTGGCCCGTACGCTATTTGGCGACACCGACATGCGCCGCATGTTTGTGCACGCGCACGGCACCAGTACGCCACAAAACCGAGTCACCGAATCTCACGTACTAAGCCAGGTTGCCCAAGCCATGGGCGCGCACTGGCCGGTCACTGCGATCAAGGCCTTTATCGGCCACTCGCAAGGCACCGCGGGCGGCGATCAAATGGCCAACGCACTGGGCACCTTTGCCAGCGGCTGGCTGCCGGGCATCCAAACCACCGCGGCGCTGGCCGACGACGTCCACACCGCGGGCTTGGATTTCGTGATGCACGATCGCCAACTCGACCTGCCGCCGGGCTGCTTTTTGAACGCCAAAGGGTTTGGCGGTAATAACGCGACCGCGTTAGTCGCCGGCCCCGACGTGACCCGTGCGATGATGGCCAAACGCCACGACATGACCGCGTGGGAACACCGCAACGAATCGGTACTGACTGCCAGCGATGACTATCGCGTGCGCAGTGCGCGCGCCGACTTCAACGTCCAATACCATTTCGGCGAGGACGTCATCGACGGCAACGATATTCAAATCAGCAGTGGCGCATTGAAAGTGCCGGGCTGGGATCGAGGGGTCGACCTGAACATTCCGCATCCCTTCCCGGACCTGAAACTCTAA
- a CDS encoding molybdenum cofactor biosynthesis protein MoaE, with translation MVKVQRDPFDPGALQQALTGNEAVGAVVTFTGYVRQTDTLELEHYPGMTEAVMDDLRSQAITRFSLHGAVLVHRVGPLQTNDPIVWVGVSAPHRVDAFQGAMFLMDHLKSSVPLWKKEQGQWLRPSEHDKSSIEAWS, from the coding sequence ATGGTCAAAGTACAGCGCGATCCGTTCGATCCCGGCGCCTTGCAACAGGCCCTGACCGGCAACGAAGCAGTCGGTGCGGTGGTCACCTTTACCGGTTACGTGCGCCAAACCGACACCCTCGAATTGGAACATTACCCGGGCATGACCGAGGCTGTGATGGACGACTTGCGCAGCCAAGCAATCACGCGTTTTTCGTTGCACGGCGCGGTTTTGGTACACCGGGTTGGGCCGCTTCAAACCAATGACCCGATTGTCTGGGTCGGCGTCAGTGCGCCGCACCGGGTTGACGCGTTTCAGGGGGCGATGTTTTTGATGGATCACCTCAAGTCATCTGTGCCGCTGTGGAAAAAAGAGCAGGGTCAATGGCTGCGTCCCAGTGAGCACGACAAATCCAGTATCGAGGCATGGTCATGA
- a CDS encoding YtoQ family protein, protein MNVYLSGEIHTQWRQDIEKGCAARGLDVTFSAPVTDHDASDAAGDMLGVPAESFWRDHQSSKVNGIRTKTAIEMADLVVVRFGDKYKQWNAAFDAGYCAALGKPYITLHADDIVHPLKEVDAQAMAWAKNTDQVVQILAYVLSSN, encoded by the coding sequence ATGAACGTTTACCTCTCCGGAGAGATCCACACCCAATGGCGCCAAGACATTGAAAAAGGCTGCGCGGCACGGGGTCTAGACGTGACCTTTTCGGCCCCCGTCACCGACCACGATGCCTCGGACGCCGCCGGGGATATGCTGGGCGTGCCGGCCGAAAGTTTTTGGCGCGACCACCAGTCCTCCAAGGTCAATGGCATCCGGACCAAAACTGCGATTGAAATGGCTGACCTTGTGGTGGTGCGTTTCGGTGACAAATACAAACAGTGGAACGCGGCGTTTGACGCGGGCTATTGCGCTGCATTGGGCAAGCCGTACATCACGCTGCACGCCGACGATATTGTGCATCCTTTAAAGGAAGTCGACGCCCAAGCCATGGCGTGGGCCAAAAACACCGACCAGGTCGTGCAAATTCTCGCCTACGTACTAAGTTCCAACTAG
- a CDS encoding 2-isopropylmalate synthase translates to MTTNNLVIFDTTMRDGEQSPGASMSRDEKVRIGKTLERLGVDVMEAGFAIASKGDFEAVRAVASVVKESTVCSLARAHDKDIEAAAEALEPAARKRIHTFIATSPIHMKYKLKMEPDQVVEQAVAAVKKARQYCDDVEFSAEDAGRSDPDFLCRIFEAVIAAGAGTINIPDTVGYALPHEFGALVGDVMARTANSDRAIFSVHCHNDLGLAVANSLAAVQQGARQVECTINGLGERAGNASLEEIVMAMRVRKDLMALDTRIDTTQIVPASRLVSSITGFAVQPNKAIVGANAFAHEAGIHQDGVLKHRETYEIMAAEDVGWSANRMVLGKHSGRAAFKSRLEELGIEPGDDNDFGDAFVRFKALADKKHDIFDEDLVALVSGNESMDGAAMFTLTNLNVTSQLGTNPNAAVSLDVQGEGVDSSAQGDGPVDAVFKAIEKIAQSGCEQKLYNVNAITSGTESQGEVTVRLERAGRIVNGVGADTDIVVASAKAYLHALNQMMRPQLRQHPQASGV, encoded by the coding sequence ATGACAACAAACAATTTGGTGATCTTTGACACCACCATGCGTGATGGCGAGCAGTCGCCGGGCGCGTCTATGAGCCGCGATGAAAAAGTGCGCATCGGCAAGACCCTCGAGCGTCTCGGTGTTGATGTTATGGAAGCCGGCTTTGCAATCGCCAGCAAAGGCGACTTCGAGGCAGTCCGCGCGGTCGCCAGTGTGGTTAAAGAGAGCACGGTCTGTTCGTTGGCACGTGCCCACGACAAAGACATTGAAGCGGCGGCTGAGGCGCTGGAGCCGGCGGCGCGTAAGCGTATTCACACCTTTATCGCGACCAGCCCGATCCATATGAAGTACAAGCTCAAGATGGAGCCGGACCAGGTTGTTGAACAGGCTGTGGCCGCCGTTAAGAAGGCCCGTCAATACTGCGATGACGTTGAATTCAGTGCCGAAGACGCGGGTCGCTCGGACCCAGACTTTTTATGCCGAATTTTTGAGGCCGTGATTGCCGCCGGTGCCGGAACGATCAATATCCCCGACACGGTCGGCTATGCCTTGCCGCATGAATTCGGTGCCCTGGTGGGCGACGTCATGGCGCGCACCGCCAACTCGGATCGCGCGATTTTCAGCGTCCACTGCCACAACGACCTGGGTTTGGCCGTCGCCAACTCGTTGGCCGCGGTTCAACAGGGTGCCCGTCAGGTCGAGTGCACCATCAACGGCTTGGGCGAGCGCGCGGGCAATGCCAGCCTCGAAGAAATCGTCATGGCGATGCGCGTGCGCAAAGACTTGATGGCCTTGGATACGCGTATTGATACCACCCAAATCGTTCCGGCGAGCCGTTTGGTATCCAGCATCACCGGGTTCGCGGTCCAGCCCAACAAAGCCATCGTCGGTGCCAATGCCTTTGCGCACGAAGCGGGCATTCACCAGGATGGCGTGCTCAAGCACCGCGAGACCTATGAAATTATGGCCGCCGAGGACGTCGGTTGGTCGGCTAACCGGATGGTGCTCGGCAAGCACTCGGGGCGTGCTGCCTTCAAGAGCCGTTTGGAAGAGCTGGGGATTGAGCCGGGTGACGACAATGACTTTGGCGATGCCTTTGTGCGCTTCAAAGCATTGGCGGACAAAAAACACGACATTTTCGACGAAGACTTGGTTGCGTTGGTTTCGGGTAATGAAAGTATGGACGGGGCGGCCATGTTCACCTTGACCAACTTGAACGTGACCAGCCAGTTAGGCACCAACCCCAATGCCGCGGTGTCGCTGGATGTTCAGGGCGAGGGTGTCGATTCCAGTGCCCAGGGCGACGGCCCCGTAGATGCGGTGTTCAAGGCGATTGAGAAAATTGCCCAGTCCGGCTGCGAGCAAAAACTTTATAACGTCAACGCGATCACTTCGGGCACCGAGTCCCAAGGTGAAGTCACGGTCCGTCTGGAGCGCGCAGGGCGCATCGTTAATGGCGTCGGTGCGGACACCGATATTGTCGTTGCCAGCGCCAAGGCCTACTTGCACGCCTTGAACCAAATGATGCGACCCCAGCTGCGCCAGCATCCGCAGGCCAGCGGCGTTTGA
- the moaB gene encoding molybdenum cofactor biosynthesis protein B, whose amino-acid sequence MSEALHCAVLTASDSRDLSTDTSGQYLHDALESMGHRVMFRELLPDDPYHIRAQVCRWAADADPQVILITGGTGFSGRDGTVEAIRPILDTEIEGFGELFRQLSYQDIGSSTVQSRAMAGLSNNTFIACLPGSGGACRLAFERILREQLDSTHKPCNFVNLLLRGDARRS is encoded by the coding sequence ATGAGTGAAGCATTACATTGTGCGGTATTGACGGCCTCCGATAGCCGCGACTTGAGCACCGATACCAGCGGTCAATACCTGCATGACGCCCTAGAAAGCATGGGCCATCGGGTCATGTTTCGCGAGTTGCTACCCGACGATCCTTACCACATTCGCGCTCAGGTGTGCCGCTGGGCCGCGGACGCCGACCCGCAGGTGATACTGATTACCGGTGGTACGGGATTTAGCGGCCGCGACGGCACCGTCGAGGCGATACGGCCGATTTTGGACACCGAAATCGAGGGCTTTGGCGAGCTATTCCGCCAGCTCAGCTACCAAGACATCGGCAGCTCCACGGTCCAGTCGCGGGCCATGGCGGGGCTGTCAAACAACACCTTTATTGCGTGCTTGCCTGGCTCCGGCGGCGCATGCCGTTTGGCGTTTGAGCGCATCCTGCGCGAGCAACTGGATAGCACCCACAAGCCCTGCAACTTCGTCAACTTGCTGCTGCGTGGCGATGCTCGACGTAGCTGA
- the moaC gene encoding cyclic pyranopterin monophosphate synthase MoaC gives MNGFTHTDAAGNARMVDVSEKSITRRVAVAEGYLITRPDVIQRIQTQNIAKGDVLAVARVAGIMAAKRTPDLIPLCHGLPMDGCEVELTCQDDRVRIQATCLIDAKTGIEMEALTAVSVAALTLYDMCKAVDKAMRIEGVRLLSKTGGKSGDYHADR, from the coding sequence ATGAACGGATTTACGCACACAGATGCGGCCGGTAACGCGCGAATGGTCGATGTCTCTGAAAAATCGATTACCCGTCGGGTTGCTGTGGCCGAGGGCTACTTGATCACGCGACCGGATGTGATTCAACGTATTCAAACCCAAAATATCGCAAAAGGCGACGTGCTCGCGGTGGCACGCGTGGCCGGGATCATGGCGGCTAAGCGCACGCCGGATTTGATTCCGCTATGCCATGGCCTGCCGATGGATGGCTGCGAGGTGGAATTGACCTGTCAGGACGATCGCGTGCGGATTCAAGCAACCTGCCTAATCGACGCCAAAACCGGTATCGAAATGGAAGCTTTGACTGCGGTCAGCGTAGCGGCGTTGACGCTGTACGACATGTGCAAGGCGGTCGACAAGGCCATGCGCATCGAAGGCGTGCGGTTGCTGTCGAAAACCGGTGGCAAAAGCGGTGATTACCATGCCGACCGTTAA
- a CDS encoding AEC family transporter codes for MDAQLLAIFQKTFEIVFALFAVVAVGYVYGRYRSTDMSVSNKINTDVFLPALIFGVMSSQAFDITAYLDLAVAVTVIVLGSGLLAWPLCRVLGVQVKTFVPPMMFNNCGNLGLPLLVLAFGETALPAAVMLFVVSNTIHFTLGAYMVGADKNPFKLLTQPMIAATFLGIAWSLLDLPMAKTLSISLEMLGQVSIPLLLFALGVRMNDVDFSQWKIGLWSALIGPGTGLLMAIPVVYWLDLSAVNTAYVWLFASLPPAVLNYIVAERQNQQPELVAPIVLIGNIGGLVIIPATLFFVL; via the coding sequence ATGGACGCCCAGTTACTGGCGATCTTTCAAAAGACCTTCGAGATCGTGTTTGCGCTGTTCGCTGTGGTCGCGGTCGGCTATGTGTATGGCCGTTATCGCAGCACCGACATGTCGGTCTCGAACAAGATCAACACCGACGTATTTTTGCCCGCGCTGATTTTCGGCGTGATGTCGTCCCAGGCCTTTGACATCACCGCTTACCTGGACCTGGCGGTTGCCGTTACGGTCATTGTGTTGGGCTCCGGGCTGTTGGCCTGGCCGCTGTGCCGAGTGCTCGGCGTCCAGGTCAAAACCTTTGTCCCGCCGATGATGTTTAACAACTGTGGCAACCTGGGTTTGCCGCTGTTGGTGCTGGCGTTTGGCGAGACCGCACTGCCCGCCGCGGTGATGCTGTTCGTCGTCAGTAACACCATTCACTTCACGCTTGGGGCTTACATGGTTGGGGCGGATAAAAACCCGTTCAAGCTGCTGACCCAACCCATGATCGCGGCGACTTTCCTGGGCATTGCCTGGAGTTTACTGGACTTGCCGATGGCCAAGACCCTGTCCATTTCGCTGGAAATGCTGGGGCAGGTGTCGATCCCGCTGCTGCTGTTTGCATTGGGTGTGCGCATGAATGATGTCGATTTTTCGCAGTGGAAAATCGGCCTATGGAGCGCTCTGATTGGCCCCGGGACCGGCTTGCTGATGGCGATTCCAGTGGTCTACTGGCTGGACCTGTCGGCCGTCAACACCGCCTATGTGTGGTTGTTTGCGTCACTGCCGCCGGCGGTGCTGAATTACATTGTCGCCGAACGCCAAAACCAACAGCCGGAACTGGTGGCGCCGATCGTCTTGATCGGCAACATCGGCGGCCTAGTGATTATCCCGGCGACCTTGTTTTTTGTGCTTTAG